aaacacctaacaacgtacttctcaaccacaaataaaaatctacaaaactttcactaccggaaacaccccttGAATCCCTAAAATACCAAGCTTGTAAAATGAACTTACCTTCACTATCGAAGAGGAAAAGGATGTGAGCTTAACTCTACCTGGTTTTGAAGTGCTGATGGCCATATTCTCGCCCGGCTGATTGGATGAAGACGCCATGAGCAAGCACTACGATCAGTATTTCTTCAATAGTCGGTTAATTGCCTTGTATTTTacctcttccaaaaaaaataaaaaaacctttCAATTATCACGTCTATTAATTTGGGAGTCacggaaaaattattttctcttttttttcataggttccaaacaaaccctttgGATGttggagaaaagaaagaaaataacgaaatattaaaaattccttttcccttttttagtttgagaagaaagtgaaaagaaataCTAGTAGCAAAATAACGTATCgagtaaaataaatttttctgcATATTGAGGATTTGGATCCTCTCCAGTTGCTTGGTTGTCTCTCAAATAAGGACCCCACAATGAAATTCTTATCGATAAAAATACATAAGTGTGAGAAAAAAGTAAACTATCCAAGACAGTAACTAAAGAGGATCCTGACCctttctcttccttctcttcttatcacatggttttttttgttggtaattaAGCTTTCTTTTTCACATGATtaaaacaaaagattaaaaaaaaatatttgccgACACCAATCAAAGGCTGTCACGCGTGCAACTTTAACCCCACTCTCTCGCTCTCTTCTGATCCAAACCAGGTGCTTTATTTTGGCACTGGtttggttcaaacgaattattaattaaaattggagcatttaattttttaaaactatttatatatagaaaaatatGACTAAAAAACTAAGTGCACCAATTTTCAATAGAACTTtgtctgatcattttattccaAAGAATCTAATAGAactttgtctctagggctcttataattaagtatctacTATTTATTTGGGCCCTTATAgtgcagaaacttgattatgtgAGTCATAAagacaaattaattatgatcctttagattTTTAGTCTGCTTGAACcgatgcgaaaatcttatttttctgactaTATTTTTCTAAaagattataattaatttttgtctctagatcTCCAGGCACTCCACGCGAAAACATTTATTTCTGCACTTGTGAATAAGATTCTTTCATAAGCAAATCATTTTCcaggaaaaattttatttcgaaacaaacagagcctttagGTTTTGAAATATATGCATTgcctaaaaaagaaagaatttatCAATCCAATTAcctaaaaaagaaagatttgccAATCCATAAAGTTAATTACATTGAATGTGAGATTGTACGTTGATCCGGCGACAATAAAAATTGATGAGTTTACTtctattttcctcattttttgaaattaaatacTACTAGTACAATGCTGTGAGGATGTTTCGAAAGgtaaaaagagagaataaaaataTGACAAGTGCAATTTTAATGTTTCTTAAATAAGttgaaatttccaaaaaatataaataaattgggacgaaaAGAGTGATAAATTTATTAATAAAAACAAGGAAGAATAGTCATTACAGAAATGCATTGGGGGTCTCTGGTCTGCAATGTTTGGATCGCACCCGCCTGGATCTGAACCCGACTCTTCTATCGTCTGGATGGCCGATTCCTTTATTAGAGTTTGCGTTTGAAACTAATTGCATGAACCACCTATTCACAAGATGTCCACGTAAAGCACGGAAGCCATTGACAAAGAGCTGGAAGTTCTTGTTTCTTAACTTCTTTGCAGACATTTACCATATAAATatactcagagagagagagagagagagagagagagagagaaaatagtaAAGTCGATCAAAGTTAGGACGTCATTTTCCTCTCTTACGTCCATTATTATGGCGTACGGTAATTTGCCGATACCGACCGTGTTAAGAGTGACCAATCAAAGCAACAAGACGGGAAAAAAATGCAACATCCTCCGATACTCCGAGTTTTATTATtactacaatttttttgttgcttttctaGAATTGGATGTCCTTTATTTATATAATAGGTAGAATGGATTCCAAACataagttgaaaatgaaaactGTAAGCGTCGCGATATGGATTAAGGTGAAGTTCGATATCAAGGTATACACTCTGGAGGATTTTAAAAGTTTCCTTGATGGAGTGAAAAATGTGAAATTGTAATATGTGTTTGAAGTGTGTCAGATGATCCGTTTAACTCTCTGTTGGATGTTTATTTTTAGtgtttctccattttttcttctttgcctgATCTCATAAGCGTCGTGTGTCTTCGATGTTTCCCATCGATGTAACCTTTCGAGATTTATGAAACTTTcttttgctgagcaaaaaaaaaaaatgaaaactataAATCCGATGATgtgggaaagtctacaatatacGCCTCTTAAAAgagtgtaccatatgcacctattttatagttcatttataatattttagcgtatttcgtaacttttattttagaattcataacttttcggtagtacgattcgtaacattttcattatgattcattacatttggtgtatctcgtaataTTTATAcgatttgtaactttttggcaatacgattcgtaacattttctctataattcataaccttttggagggtgcatataatacacaccAAAATAAGGAATGtatattgtagtctttcccgaTGATGTATTCGATCACGGTTATAACATGCAGTGATTTACACTATTATAGattaaggaaaaagaaaaacacgcagtcaagtttttttttccttaattacgTCCCCTTGAACATCACACGGCCAGTAGCAGTGCCAATTAGGAGAGAAAGTCCTCCCCAACATCTGTCCTGGTAGCCAATATAGTAGTAATTAAACTAACTAGCTATATATCATCTCATAGCAATAAACGAAAGCGCGCGAATGGATTGAAGTTAGATTAAACGTTCTATTAATTAGTACCAATTAATGATATCATTGATATCCTTCAATCTTAAAAATTTGTGTCATTTGATGTGGAGGAATTGCCTCTACTCTATCTGGCGGGTAACGCCATATAAAATTCAACCTAGCTATTTGATGTGGAAGAATTGCCTAATGGAATATGGAAACGACGcctatacatatattttttttaattatcaattGTGCAGGCATACGGTCTAGAGATTATTGGCGTACGTACCAGCCGGGAAAATATAAATCTCCACTAGTTACGCGTTAGAGATTGGGTTTATAAATAAAGCATGACAGTTgtgaagttgatttttaatgAAAGTCTATGTGAATAAGTATTAAAGCGCATCAATAATGCTAGAAACGTGTTAGAGTTTGGGTTTATTAATTGTGAATCTGTGATCTCATAAATGAAGAGAAATATTACAGAAGTTTTGTGGAAAATAATTAAAGAATAATTAAGTAAATTAAATTACAGGGTTAAAACTAGTAAATGGAGTAGTACTCAAAGAATCCTATGAGAGTTTGCTTGCCTTCCCACTCAATTATGGAGTAGGTAGGTGTGAACTAATCAGTGTTAATTAAACAACCATACATAAACGTTTGCTTGTACAACTGGAAAACCAATTACTATTTCTGATCATTTTTCACAAAAGGCTAAAATATTATGTTAGGTAGATTAAGGTAATTAATTAAACAATGACCGAGATAGACCCAGCCTCATGGCATAAATTTGGGCACTAAAAGGGATGGCTTATCTTTAGTTAAGGATATGAATCTCTACAATTAATCTGAAAGGAGAAGTGGATGCCAAGGTTGTCGTTCAACTTATCAAGAACACACAAATGCAGTGAATCACCCATTTGGTAATATTTTGTTTGATTGCAGGTCTCTAATGGAAGAGCTTGATGTGGTCGTCATCAACCATATTTACCGGGAAGCAAATTGCTGTGCAGATGAGTTGGTAAATGATGCTCTAGTATCGGTGGGAGATTTTCATATCTACCCTTTTATTCTTAATTTATACCCACGACTGAAAGACGGATAAGGTATAGATATCTGGGTCTATCTCGGTGATTGTTTATCATTATTTACCTTGATCTACCTAGTGTAACATTTTAgccttttgtaaaaaaaaattgatcaggAATTGGTTTTCCAGTTGTACCCCATTCCAGTTTTCCTCCTTAAAAAATCAGTACTTATTTGTAacttttaagcttaaaaataagaGGTTtactgaaatcaaaaaatatgtattatggatcttatttgatagaatCAAGCCttgcaagaaaaattgaaaaattattttagtaagttcattatttttaaacttgaaaatatgtcctattttttaagtacttatttgattGAGAAAGTGGAAGGGGACAATTATGGTTGCTGTAATTAGTTTGGATGTAATATTCATTCTATCATCAATAAAGATTCCTATCAGTttgacgggaaaaaaaaataacactgATTAAATTAGTTTTAGACCAATGCCCTTAGTTCACACCTACTTATATTGGGAAACGGAAACTCTCAAAGGATTCTACGACTATCTTAATTAGCTTTAACATCAAGATGTACTCGGTGGAAGAGTTTAAGAGCTTTCTAGGTGGAATCCGTACACTAAAGCACTAAGTTTGGCCTTGTGGTGTTGTAACATCCAACCTTCGGTTGGATGCtcccttttgtttttctccctttttcccCCTCGATGTTCCCCTTTTCGAGTTTtataaaatctttttcttttgccgagcaaaaaaaaaactggcctGTAATTTAATTTACTTAATTATTATGCACGAAACTTCTGTAATTctcttcatttttcaaataGGCAAACTTATCAAAATGTATTTCATAAAAACTCTGATTAGTTTCTATGAAAATACTCTGATTGGTTTCTGATCCAAATGGCTTAAAATGATGAACCAGATTCCTAGTAGCAAGAATCTCATGATTCGTGATCGAATATTATGATAATGTTGTACTTAGGTTCAAATTCTAATCAATTTGTGTTacaccctcgattttaaacataaataaatacaatttcCATAAAGAAATACCGATAATCTCACATACATAAATACCCAAAAGGATTTCCATAATCATCCACAAATCATCCTAGGCACTTtggcttaatttttttcccgatttttagttcatttttttcctaaatttgtTTTATCATTCAACTCTACTTGAGAgatttaaatagtaaaaaattattagcaAAGGCAAGACATATCCACCAAAGaggaaaaaagtttcaaaaaggTATATTTCGGATGTTCGGTGTCATATATATTATCTAAACAAATTTAATTGAAAATCAATAATACCGGCTATCTTATATAGAAATTAAATTATGCCAATTGACATATTATTACAAACATGTTTTTCACATGCATCCAAGAACTGATACAGAAACTTCCCTTTCAGTCAAAGCAACAAAAGAATTGGCAGACAAAATTTATGCCGCCCATGATCGATTATTTATATCGCATGCATCTCAATTATAAAAGGGAACCTCACTTTGTTTACCGAAAATTCCAGGGCCATATGTTGACTTCATGAGATCTCGAAGGAGAGGGTACTGTAGGGAGGCGAAGGAAATGATTGGGACGCATGCTAACCCTGCCACCGGATAAAGTATCCATGCCCTGTTCCCAAACAGAAGATAGATCGCACAACTGAAGGCTATCAACATTGCCGTAATCGAGACGAAAAGGGTGAACAACCCAATTATAAGCCTATTTGGAAGAGCAAAGAGAAAATCACGCTCGGCATAGCGGGAAGTGAGGATGGACAAGAACACCAACAAAGAAGTGGTTGATGTGAATAACGAGATTGCATCGGAAACAGCAAAGATATTAAATGCCACTTCCTTATTGAAAACCGGTACACCATTTGTACCATTGATCCCGCCTGGAACAGTGATTGCAGCCGCAAATACCATGGTGACAATGAGTGCAGCCGGAATTGTGCATGAGTTTGCTGTGTCTTTCATCCATTTTTCTCCTTCAGCTACTAGTTTCTTATGTTCTTCAGTAAATATCATTGCAGGAGTTTTCTGAtctttatttttccaatctatATCTCTGGGACTCATAAGTTGCTTCACTGCCTGTATGATAGCCAAAAATTTGAACATACAATATGGGATACATTttaatgtttgattttttaaaaatgccaAAGACTGCTACAAATTGTAGTACAATGGACCCAAATTTGATAGTGTAAATATAGACGCATTGTATCCGTCTTGAATTCAAAAGATTTGCATTTCCATGAAAACAAAATGTGGATCCTGAAATGATAACAATCTCTATATAACTTGTAAGAATTTAAACTTAGATGACCATTTTATCAACCACGTCCGGATATGGATATTTATTGTAGCAGTTGCCACGACTAAATTGTGAAAATTGCATTGTTAATAGTACACCCTATCAATGGATAATAATACTTGTTCCAGAAGATTGGGTTTATTTAATTGGAATATAAATGAGCACATAGTATTTACCTCAAACCACTGTAACTCAAGTTGCATTTGCAGAGCTGCACCAGAAATTTGGCTGAGTTTGGTTGGAGGTGCTAGTTTTCCAGCCAAGTGCAGGATGTGGTTGCCTTTATCATACTTATGTAGGGCAAGTTGTCGAGAATACTTTCCCATTTGATATATAAGGTTGAATGTATGCTCTTGACGCTCTAAAACCGCCTTCTCAAATACACGCCGGCCTGTGGAGTCTACAGTCCCAAGTACAGAAGGAAATGATTCCACAATTTCATGTACAATCTCGGGAATCCCATTCTTTGCAGCCGAAAGGATTGCATGATGTGTAAGTGACCTGTGCTTGGCTGAGTCTGGTAGAGATGCAATTCCCTTACAGAAACACTTGAGCAGCTCAAGAGTTTGAAGATGCATCTCTTTTTGCTTTTGGATGTGTTTAATACAAGGCACTGCATGCAATTACAAAAGTACTCATGGATCGATGTAGTAACTTTCCGTTACTCATCGTTTGCATATTCAGAAAAAATAGAACAGTAATGATCGATGCGTGCCGGCCCTATACATACTAGGGCCCTCGGCAAAATTGTAGTAGCATGGTCCCCTACGTGCTTTTGTAAATAAATAGGAAGAGAAATAATGATAAATTGTTGGGATTTTGATTTATTTGTAAATCTTTGTGAATGTGGCTAAACCGAGTAATAGTGTACATTCACTCGTTCTAGTGTAATACCCAATAAGATGTATTAGTGAATATTTACTAGTTCTAGCATAATACCCAGAAGAGGTATTAATGAATATTCACTAGTTTCATTTTGAGAGATATCATTGAATATTCAATGGTTTCCCTTTTGCTACTCTTCGACTAAAACGTGTTTCTAAAATCTCTGAAAATTGATTACAAAACCTATCCTTATTTAGTGCGGTAATTGAActgatttgattttctttccaaaaacaAATCCTTAGACGCTCCTTCTCCATCTACTCCATCTATATATTCAAGACTTTCAGAATCattgaaaatacagagaaaaAAACATCTCCCTCTTCCTcgataaaaatgatttttgtttgagtttgagCAATAGGGTCGATATTGTGTTTTGTTGTCAGTTTTCTTTTGTGCAGAGAAGGCCGAATAGAGGTTGTATTCTGGGCTAATTTATCTTAGAGACGGCATGGTATTGATCGAACTGCTTGCACAATCTGAGCAGAGCCGCGAAACGTTTTAAAGAGAGTGACCTAGTCCGTGACTCAACCCAAACGCTGCAACCTTTATTCGATTGGTAAATCTATATTTCGGTTATAGATTATTGAGGTAATCCATTCTTATTTTACAGTAGTTATTCCAACAAATTTAAGGCGTTTCAATCTGCCATGGATTCTGAAAACAAGATCTCTATTACCACCATTGATATTAACAAACCTTTTCGTTTTTACGGACTCCACTTTAAACATTGGAAGCAAAAgatgtttttctttcttacaACCCAAAAACAGAATCAGAACAAGAAGTTGCCCCCTTCTGGAGGCCAGGCTCGAAACACGAACTCTGTCCAATTTGTGTGTTACAGTTATAACAAGCCTGGCCATATGGCAAGAAATTGCAAGAACCCCAGGCGTCGCGGTGCTCCACAGGCAAACTTGGTGGATGAAAAACCACTAGTGGCTATGATATCAAAAGTTAATCTGATAAGTGGTTCAGAAGGGTGGTGGATAGACATTGGCGCCTCTCGCCATGTCTGTTATGATCGCTCCTTGTTCAAAAAATATTCTGAAGCTGATGATAAGAAAATATTGTTGGGAGACTCCCACACCGCTAAGGTTCTTGGTTTTGGTGAAGTTGATCTTAAGTTCACTTCCAGAGGGATTGTCACTCTGAAGGAAGTCCTGCAAACTCTAGAAATGAGGGAGAATCTTATGTCCGGCTACTTCCTCAATAAGGCTAGATTTATCCAGACTATAGGAGCAGATCAGTATACTCTTACTAAAAATGGCATGTTTGTTGAAAAGGGTTATGCAATTGATGGCATGTTTAAGCTTACTATTGATATGAATAAAATTGCATCTTCTTCTTATATTGTTTGTTCTGTTAATATGTGGCATGCAAGGCTTTGTCATGTTAACAAGAAATTGATTATGAATATGAGCAACTTAGGTTTTATCCCTAATATCTCcttaaaatgattttgaaaaa
The sequence above is a segment of the Rhododendron vialii isolate Sample 1 chromosome 13a, ASM3025357v1 genome. Coding sequences within it:
- the LOC131314489 gene encoding uncharacterized protein LOC131314489 isoform X4; this encodes MATSSNQPGENMAVNTSEPEKKEYSRYLPLYKAVLRGDWETAQRFFDQDPGALTAPINEFSETALFVAAVEGRNTNNFVKKLVDKMPPGSVDEAYGSVLKLATQVGNTEAVKGILSKNPSLLYYREDDKWTLFAQAASNGMRDTLLYLLELVKNEEDSSKLFPDEDSAAFLMAETICSGFYDIALYLVKKYPLLAVSKKYPLLAVSKQDTGVVVSGLDLLAIKASAFKSGTHYRWWQRIIYALPCIKHIQKQKEMHLQTLELLKCFCKGIASLPDSAKHRSLTHHAILSAAKNGIPEIVHEIVESFPSVLGTVDSTGRRVFEKAVLERQEHTFNLIYQMGKYSRQLALHKYDKGNHILHLAGKLAPPTKLSQISGAALQMQLELQWFEAVKQLMSPRDIDWKNKDQKTPAMIFTEEHKKLVAEGEKWMKDTANSCTIPAALIVTMVFAAAITVPGGINGTNGVPVFNKEVAFNIFAVSDAISLFTSTTSLLVFLSILTSRYAERDFLFALPNRLIIGLFTLFVSITAMLIAFSCAIYLLFGNRAWILYPVAGLACVPIISFASLQYPLLRDLMKSTYGPGIFGKQSEVPFYN
- the LOC131314489 gene encoding uncharacterized protein LOC131314489 isoform X2 produces the protein MATSSNQPDENMTVGTSKPEKKEYSRYLPLYKAVLRGDWETAQRFFDQDPGALTAPINEFSETALFVAAVEGRNTNNFVKKLVDKMPPGSVDEAYGSVLKLATQVGNTEAVKGILSKNPSLLYYREDDKWTLFAQAASNGMRDTLLYLLELVKNEEDSSKLFPDEDSAAFLMAETICSGFYDIALYLVKKYPLLAVSKKYPLLAVSKQDTGVVVSGLDLLAIKASAFKSGTHYRWWQRIIYAHVPVKSVDCIISPTLQTVLVENPVDRADQVMGRSSYNWTRLFVEYFCISVPCIKHIQKQKEMHLQTLELLKCFCKGIASLPDSAKHRSLTHHAILSAAKNGIPEIVHEIVESFPSVLGTVDSTGRRVFEKAVLERQEHTFNLIYQMGKYSRQLALHKYDKGNHILHLAGKLAPPTKLSQISGAALQMQLELQWFEAVKQLMSPRDIDWKNKDQKTPAMIFTEEHKKLVAEGEKWMKDTANSCTIPAALIVTMVFAAAITVPGGINGTNGVPVFNKEVAFNIFAVSDAISLFTSTTSLLVFLSILTSRYAERDFLFALPNRLIIGLFTLFVSITAMLIAFSCAIYLLFGNRAWILYPVAGLACVPIISFASLQYPLLRDLMKSTYGPGIFGKQSEVPFYN
- the LOC131314489 gene encoding uncharacterized protein LOC131314489 isoform X5, yielding MATSSNQPGENMAVNTSEPEKKEYSRYLPLYKAVLRGDWETAQRFFDQDPGALTAPINEFSETALFVAAVEGRNTNNFVKKLVDKMPPGSVDEAYGSVLKLATQVGNTEAVKGILSKNPSLLYYREDDKWTLFAQAASNGMRDTLLYLLELVKNEEDSSKLFPDEDSAAFLMAETICSGFYDVPVKSVDCIISPTLQTVLVENPVDRADQVMGRSSYNWTRLFVEYFCISVPCIKHIQKQKEMHLQTLELLKCFCKGIASLPDSAKHRSLTHHAILSAAKNGIPEIVHEIVESFPSVLGTVDSTGRRVFEKAVLERQEHTFNLIYQMGKYSRQLALHKYDKGNHILHLAGKLAPPTKLSQISGAALQMQLELQWFEAVKQLMSPRDIDWKNKDQKTPAMIFTEEHKKLVAEGEKWMKDTANSCTIPAALIVTMVFAAAITVPGGINGTNGVPVFNKEVAFNIFAVSDAISLFTSTTSLLVFLSILTSRYAERDFLFALPNRLIIGLFTLFVSITAMLIAFSCAIYLLFGNRAWILYPVAGLACVPIISFASLQYPLLRDLMKSTYGPGIFGKQSEVPFYN
- the LOC131314489 gene encoding uncharacterized protein LOC131314489 isoform X1 encodes the protein MATSSNQPGENMAVNTSEPEKKEYSRYLPLYKAVLRGDWETAQRFFDQDPGALTAPINEFSETALFVAAVEGRNTNNFVKKLVDKMPPGSVDEAYGSVLKLATQVGNTEAVKGILSKNPSLLYYREDDKWTLFAQAASNGMRDTLLYLLELVKNEEDSSKLFPDEDSAAFLMAETICSGFYDIALYLVKKYPLLAVSKKYPLLAVSKQDTGVVVSGLDLLAIKASAFKSGTHYRWWQRIIYAHVPVKSVDCIISPTLQTVLVENPVDRADQVMGRSSYNWTRLFVEYFCISVPCIKHIQKQKEMHLQTLELLKCFCKGIASLPDSAKHRSLTHHAILSAAKNGIPEIVHEIVESFPSVLGTVDSTGRRVFEKAVLERQEHTFNLIYQMGKYSRQLALHKYDKGNHILHLAGKLAPPTKLSQISGAALQMQLELQWFEAVKQLMSPRDIDWKNKDQKTPAMIFTEEHKKLVAEGEKWMKDTANSCTIPAALIVTMVFAAAITVPGGINGTNGVPVFNKEVAFNIFAVSDAISLFTSTTSLLVFLSILTSRYAERDFLFALPNRLIIGLFTLFVSITAMLIAFSCAIYLLFGNRAWILYPVAGLACVPIISFASLQYPLLRDLMKSTYGPGIFGKQSEVPFYN
- the LOC131314489 gene encoding uncharacterized protein LOC131314489 isoform X3, coding for MATSSNQPGENMAVNTSEPEKKEYSRYLPLYKAVLRGDWETAQRFFDQDPGALTAPINEFSETALFVAAVEGRNTNNFVKKLVDKMPPGSVDEAYGSVLKLATQVGNTEAVKGILSKNPSLLYYREDDKWTLFAQAASNGMRDTLLYLLELVKNEEDSSKLFPDEDSAAFLMAETICSGFYDIALYLVKKYPLLAVSKKYPLLAVSKQDTGVVVSGLDLLAIKASAFKSGTHYRWWQRIIYAHVPVKSVDCIISHTLTVLVENPVDDPDQVMGRSSYNWARLLVEYFCISVPCIKHIQKQKEMHLQTLELLKCFCKGIASLPDSAKHRSLTHHAILSAAKNGIPEIVHEIVESFPSVLGTVDSTGRRVFEKAVLERQEHTFNLIYQMGKYSRQLALHKYDKGNHILHLAGKLAPPTKLSQISGAALQMQLELQWFEAVKQLMSPRDIDWKNKDQKTPAMIFTEEHKKLVAEGEKWMKDTANSCTIPAALIVTMVFAAAITVPGGINGTNGVPVFNKEVAFNIFAVSDAISLFTSTTSLLVFLSILTSRYAERDFLFALPNRLIIGLFTLFVSITAMLIAFSCAIYLLFGNRAWILYPVAGLACVPIISFASLQYPLLRDLMKSTYGPGIFGKQSEVPFYN
- the LOC131314489 gene encoding uncharacterized protein LOC131314489 isoform X6; the encoded protein is MATSSNQPGENMAVNTSEPEKKEYSRYLPLYKAVLRGDWETAQRFFDQDPGALTAPINEFSETALFVAAVEGRNTNNFVKKLVDKMPPGSVDEAYGSVLKLATQVGNTEAVKGILSKNPSLLYYREDDKWTLFAQAASNGMRDTLLYLLELVKNEEDSSKLFPDEDSAAFLMAETICSGFYDVPVKSVDCIISHTLTVLVENPVDDPDQVMGRSSYNWARLLVEYFCISVPCIKHIQKQKEMHLQTLELLKCFCKGIASLPDSAKHRSLTHHAILSAAKNGIPEIVHEIVESFPSVLGTVDSTGRRVFEKAVLERQEHTFNLIYQMGKYSRQLALHKYDKGNHILHLAGKLAPPTKLSQISGAALQMQLELQWFEAVKQLMSPRDIDWKNKDQKTPAMIFTEEHKKLVAEGEKWMKDTANSCTIPAALIVTMVFAAAITVPGGINGTNGVPVFNKEVAFNIFAVSDAISLFTSTTSLLVFLSILTSRYAERDFLFALPNRLIIGLFTLFVSITAMLIAFSCAIYLLFGNRAWILYPVAGLACVPIISFASLQYPLLRDLMKSTYGPGIFGKQSEVPFYN